The window ATTGAAAGTTGAAAAATAAACTGATCCTTTAAATAATCTAAAGCCAGAATCATGGAGAAGGTCGCATTCCATGGTTCTGGCTTCTTATTAAAGAGAGTGTCGCAAATGAGATTCAAAACTTCAGTTACGTTTTTGATTTGTCTTGCCTTTGTTGTGTTATTGTCCAGATATTCATACGCAGAGGATGATTTGGTTATAAAAACGGGATTTGATACTTTTTCCGATCAATGGTTACAACTTTTTGCCGAGAAGGGATGTTCCAGCCGAAAAACACCGTGTATTATGCAGGATCAGACCAAACCCGGAGTTGTGATTGCTCAATATCAGGAGTTTATAAAAGTTGTTAATAAGGAAGTTAAATCTACAGGGAATCCAGTAACCCCTTATGTCGGCATTCTTAAATACGAAGTTTTTATTTATGAATCTGAAGGTTCTTCGGCAGACGAAGCCAAAAAAGGCCCTTTTTATAAAACCAAACAGGTTACTATGACCGAAATATTCCGGTATTCCAAGGGCAAGTGGGTCAGTGACTAAGCAGGGAAAATGACCTTTTTGCTGAGATTTGGATCATCGTTTTTTATATTATTCATATGTCTTTTGATAGGAATTGGTATCTCTTCTGGAAATCAAATATCCTGTGCCGAGAAGGAAGGTATAAAAATTTGTGCATCTTTCCACGGCTCTTCGCCTATTTCTGCTCTTGTTCCCGGTGAAAATGTTGCTGTAAGAATGGATATTTTCTATGTTCATATAGAGAACAACTCTTCTGATATTTTGTCTATTGCTTCCGGTGATTTCTCCTGTGTAAATGTAGCAGGAGATGCTGTTGTTGTTGACGAGCCTCTCTCTGAGAAAATCAAATGGTCTAGAAAGCTTGTTAAAACCTCTTTAAGCCCGGGGCAGACAACAGAAGGATATATATTCTGTCCTGGAACTAGATATCCCGTTCGAGTCTTAACCTACCATGGGAAGGTCATACTTGGAGTTCATCTGTTCTAATTTTTAACTTATTGGCATAAACATGCATTAATTATGTCTTAAAAGCTTACATCTCGGGGTTATTTTCCAGGTATTTTCAAAGATTCTCTACCTTGACAGTTGTTATAGAGTGTTTAAATTCACAATTGGAAAAGGTCTAATTAAAACAGAAACTTAGAAGAAGGAGGTGACCATTATGGCAAGAATAGTTCCAAGACCAAGTCGGCTTCCCGATATTATGAGAATGAGTTTTTGGGATGCAATTGACAGATGGTTTGAGGATTTGAAACTTCCTGAGTTTTTCGAAAAAGAACATTTTATAGTGCCGGCTTTCGATGTGTCTGAGACTGAAGAGCATATTATAGTTAAGGCTGATTTGCCTGGAGTGGATGTTAAAGATCTGGACATTTCTATAGTTGGTAATGTGCTTACCGTAAAGGGTGAGAAGAAACAGGAGAAAGAAGAAAAGAATGAATCCTATCATCGGATTGAAAGAAGCTACGGTAGTTTCAGCAGATCGATTACTTTGCCTGCTGAAGTAAATCCTGAGGCCGTAGAAGCAGTTTACAGGGATGGAGTGCTGAAGCTTACCATCCCTAAAGCTGAAAAGTCTAAACCCAAGAAAATCGAAATCAAAACCGCTTAAGATAGACTCTGATTCTATAAGGAACAGAAGGGTAGGGATTTACTCCCTACCTTTTTTATTCTTTCTTTTGATTGAGTAAGGTTGTAAACTTTCAATGTTCAAAAGGATCTGTAGTTTAGGATTATTCAAGTGACTAAAGGAAGAGAGGAAGGATGATACCTTACCCGCAAATCAATCCTGAAATCTTAAGAATTGGTCCCTTTTCCATCCGTTGGTATGGACTGATGTATCTTCTGGGATTTCTTGCTGCTTATTTGCTTATTCCACGTCAGGAAAGAGCTCTAAAACTGGGACTCAAGGGAGAAACTCTGCAGGATCTAATTTTCTGGCTTGCTCTTGGTGTTATAGTTGGTGGAAGGCTTGGCTATGTGTTGTTTTATCAGTATGGCGATCTAGGATTTTACCTAAAAAATCCCCTGGAAATTATAGCTATATGGCATGGAGGTATGTCTTTCCATGGCGGCTTTATAGGGTCCGTCCTGGCAGGATGCTGGTTTTCCCGAAGAAGAGGGATTTCTTTCCTTGAGCTTTCAGATTCAGTTGTGCCGGTAGTGCCCATAGGATTAGGACTCGGAAGAATTGGCAACTTCATAAACGGCGAACTTTTCGGTCGACCAACGAATGTCCCTTGGGCTATGATTTTCCCTTACGGAGGTTCTGTACCACGCCATCCGTCACAGCTTTATGAAGCTTTTGGGGAAGGTCTTGTGCTCTTTACTTTTCTCTGGATTTTGCAGAAAAGGAATCCTAAGCCTGGTGTAGTTACAGCATCTTTTATTGCTGGATACGGCATTATCAGGTTTATCTTAGAATTTTTTAGGGAGCCGGACCCGCAAATAGGATTTGTCCTAGGGGTTTTTACAATGGGGCAAATACTTTGTGCTGCCATGATTATTGTGGGCTGTGGACTGTTGGTATATTTTTCAAAATCCTACCGACAATAAAGGGGAAATTTTATGGGAAACAACAGTTCTGCTGTTCCTCTTTATTCACCTAATTGGCCTTCTCTTTATCAATCCAAGATTAAAACTGCAGAGAAGGCTTTGAAGGTCGTTAAAAGGGGAAATAGAGTCTTTATAGGTTCTGCCTGTGGTGAGCCTCAGCATCTTGTGGATAAACTTGTGGAGTGCATCGCTCTTCTTGCTGATGTGGAAATTCTTCATATTCTGAGCCTTGGAAAAAGCCGTTATACTGATGCATGTTTTCAAGAAAAATGCAGGCTTAAGTCCTTCTTCGTAGCAGCATCTACTCGAGAAGCAGTTGCAGAAGGGCGAGCCGATTACACGCCTGTTAATTTGGTTGATGTTCCAACACTTTTTAAGGAAGGACTTCTACCTATAGATGTTGCCCTCATACAGGTTTCACCTCCTGACGAGCACGGCTTTTGTAGCTATGGGGTTGCTGTCGATATAGTAAAGGCGGCAACAGAAAGTGCAAAATACGTTATTGCTCAAGTTAATCCTCGGATGCCTCGCACTTTGGGAGACTCTTTTATACACATAAGCCAGATCGATGCGATTGTGGAATATGAAGAGCCTCTTCTCGAACTCCAGCCTCCTCAAATTAACGAAGTGGCTAGAGCAGTCGGAAACTATGTGGCTGAACTGGTAGAAGATGGAGCTACTATACGAGTGGGAGTAGGTAGCCTTTCTAATGCAAGCCTTTATGCATTAAAAGGTAAAAAAGATCTGGGTGTCCATACCGATATGCTAACAGATGCCCATCTTTCGCTTATTGAATCTGGCGCTATTACAAACGCTAAAAAAACCCTTCATCCGGGGAAAATTATAGCTAGTTTCTGTATTGGAACAGAAAAACTCTTCCGGTTCGTCCATAACAATCCTCTGGTGGAACTCCACCCTGTAGAATACACAAATGATTATAAGATAATCGCTAAGAACGCTAAAATGACAAGTATTTACTCGGCTCTGAGTATAGATCTTTCAGGTCAGGTCTGTGCAGATTCGGTAGGATACGAAATTTATAGCGGTGTTGGGGGAGCCGTTGATTTTCTTAGAGGAACTCGCCGCGCTCCCGGTGGCAAAAACATTGTAGTGCTTCCATCTTTTGATTATCAGGCTGGAAGTTCTCGTATTGTGGCTTCGCTTAAAGAAGGAAGTGGGGTTGTTATGACCCGTGGGGGGGTTGAGTATGTGGTTACGGAGTTCGGCATCGCATGTCTAACCGGTAAAAGCTTGAGAGAACGGGCTCTGGAGCTTATCAGTATCGCTCACCCTGATGTCCGGGAAGATCTCATGCGAGAAGCTTACAGGCTTAATTACCTCAGGCGAGAAATCTTCCCCACCGCTATGCCTCTCTACCCCGATGAAGTTGAAATCAGACAGGAGTTTGAAGATGGGCTCTGGCTTACCTTTAGAATCATTAGACCCTCAGACGAAATCATCGTTCGGAATTTCCTGTCTTCGCTTCCCAGAGTAGAACCTTATGTGCGATTTCTGTCGCTTATGAAGGTTTATCCTAAATACAATGTTCAAGAAATTCTTTCCATCGATTATCGTCAAAAGATGGTTATCCTTGCCACGGAAGGTTCTAAAGGCAAAGAGAAAGTTGTGGGCATGGGAGGATACGTCCTCGATGAAGAATCCATGGTGGCTGAAGTTGATTTCGCAGTTCATCCGGATTACGGGCGCCGCGGTATTGGTAGCTTTCTTCTACAACGGCTTGCCGAACTGGCAAGAAAAAGAGGGGTTAAGGCCTTTGTGGCTTACGTTAACAGGGGACAGGAAGGGGTTTTTGGAGTCTTTTCCGTGCTTGGGTATGTGTTACATGTTACGGCAACAAATGGAATTTATGAAATTAAGTTAAATTTGAACCAACCAACAGTTATATGTGTGCTAGATCGATGAGTTTTTCTGAAGTTGAGAGAAATCTTGTTGGGCGCATCGAACAACTTGAAAACCAAGTTGCTATGCTGACCGAGTTGATAAAGGGATGGGCGGAAGTTTCTTTCCCTGCCGGATTTGTTCATCCCGTTGAACTGGTTATGCGTCAAAGAGGGCTTCAGATAGTGTCCTTTAATCCTTTTGCTGAGGTAATCCTTCCAATCCCTAATGATCCGTCAATACATCTTCTTTATTACAAAAACCTTGGCAGGTATTCCTTTAGACTTTTCTTGAAAGATCTCATCCATAAAGTAGCTGGCCATGACTGGAGAACTATAAGTCGCTACTGTTCTCCCAGGGTGGCAAAAAGTTTCATTCGGTTTATCCATCAGGCTGGACTTGTGGAGATTGGTGAAGATTCTTACTCCTACCGCTATGTAGGGCCTTCTGTAAGAAGCTTCGGTGCTACTCTGGAATGGTATGTAGCTGAAATTATGCGAAGGGAATTCCTTGCACCAACCCTTTTTGGAGTGAAATTTTCTGAAACTCCCCATGGAGGCGATTACGATGTGCTTTCAATTCTTCAAGGACGCCTTGTTTATCTTGAGGTAAAATCCAGTCCTCCGCGGGGGGTCGAAAAGCCATCCGTTGAAGCTTTCTTGAGAAGGCTTGAAGATCTTTCACCGGACCTGGCAATATTTCTTGTGGATACTGAACTTAGAATGAGCGATAAGATCGTGGTGCTGTTTCAGGAAGCTACCGGTAGAGAAGTTAAGCGAATGGTAAAAGAACTGTTTTTGATGGATGGGAATGTCTATATTATCAACACCAAAAAAAGCATAAGCGCAAATCTTAGACGATGTTTTCAACACTTTTTTAAGACCTTAGGAGGGGTGAATGAAACTCACAGAGCATCTCTTTTATTATCCCTGGGAAAGTCTCACTGAAAATAACTGTAACAGCTATGTTATCGGCGGAAAAAGGAAAGTTTTAATAGATCCGGGACATCTTCATCTGCTGGATAATCTGGCAAAATCTATGGCTGCTGATGGCTTAACACTCGATGATATTGACCTTGTGATCATTACTCACCCTCACCCCGACCACTTTGAAGCTATAACTCGCTGGGCAGACACGCCCACAATGATAGCCGCACACAGGGATGCGAAGATCTTTCTAGAAGAATTCTCAAGGCTTTGGCAGGAGACAACAGGGAGAACTTTACCAAATTTTAACATCGATTTTTTCCTTAAACCCGGCAAGCTTCAGGTGGGTGAACACACTTTTAGAGTGATCGAAACTCCGGGACACGCCCCGGGATCAATTTGCATCTA of the Thermodesulforhabdaceae bacterium genome contains:
- a CDS encoding Hsp20/alpha crystallin family protein; translated protein: MARIVPRPSRLPDIMRMSFWDAIDRWFEDLKLPEFFEKEHFIVPAFDVSETEEHIIVKADLPGVDVKDLDISIVGNVLTVKGEKKQEKEEKNESYHRIERSYGSFSRSITLPAEVNPEAVEAVYRDGVLKLTIPKAEKSKPKKIEIKTA
- the lgt gene encoding prolipoprotein diacylglyceryl transferase translates to MIPYPQINPEILRIGPFSIRWYGLMYLLGFLAAYLLIPRQERALKLGLKGETLQDLIFWLALGVIVGGRLGYVLFYQYGDLGFYLKNPLEIIAIWHGGMSFHGGFIGSVLAGCWFSRRRGISFLELSDSVVPVVPIGLGLGRIGNFINGELFGRPTNVPWAMIFPYGGSVPRHPSQLYEAFGEGLVLFTFLWILQKRNPKPGVVTASFIAGYGIIRFILEFFREPDPQIGFVLGVFTMGQILCAAMIIVGCGLLVYFSKSYRQ
- a CDS encoding GNAT family N-acetyltransferase, yielding MGNNSSAVPLYSPNWPSLYQSKIKTAEKALKVVKRGNRVFIGSACGEPQHLVDKLVECIALLADVEILHILSLGKSRYTDACFQEKCRLKSFFVAASTREAVAEGRADYTPVNLVDVPTLFKEGLLPIDVALIQVSPPDEHGFCSYGVAVDIVKAATESAKYVIAQVNPRMPRTLGDSFIHISQIDAIVEYEEPLLELQPPQINEVARAVGNYVAELVEDGATIRVGVGSLSNASLYALKGKKDLGVHTDMLTDAHLSLIESGAITNAKKTLHPGKIIASFCIGTEKLFRFVHNNPLVELHPVEYTNDYKIIAKNAKMTSIYSALSIDLSGQVCADSVGYEIYSGVGGAVDFLRGTRRAPGGKNIVVLPSFDYQAGSSRIVASLKEGSGVVMTRGGVEYVVTEFGIACLTGKSLRERALELISIAHPDVREDLMREAYRLNYLRREIFPTAMPLYPDEVEIRQEFEDGLWLTFRIIRPSDEIIVRNFLSSLPRVEPYVRFLSLMKVYPKYNVQEILSIDYRQKMVILATEGSKGKEKVVGMGGYVLDEESMVAEVDFAVHPDYGRRGIGSFLLQRLAELARKRGVKAFVAYVNRGQEGVFGVFSVLGYVLHVTATNGIYEIKLNLNQPTVICVLDR
- a CDS encoding MBL fold metallo-hydrolase, yielding MKLTEHLFYYPWESLTENNCNSYVIGGKRKVLIDPGHLHLLDNLAKSMAADGLTLDDIDLVIITHPHPDHFEAITRWADTPTMIAAHRDAKIFLEEFSRLWQETTGRTLPNFNIDFFLKPGKLQVGEHTFRVIETPGHAPGSICIYFENEKVLFSGDVIFAKSFGRFDLPGGDPLQLMKSIERLLEFDVEILAPGHGPVIKGRGAVKENFYLVFALFQQMLAQGNAGA